In the Qipengyuania gelatinilytica genome, TCAGCGACGCAGCCGGAACGCAGGCCCGCCGCATCAAGCGCGACGCCGGTTATCGGCTCGACTCGATGGGCGACACCGTCCGCTCGAGCAGTCGCCGTGCAAGCCGCAAATCCTCGCGCGCCTATCGCGACCTTCGCGCGCGTCTGACCAACTAAACCGAATCTAAACCAAAACCACGTAGCGGCGTGACGGGCTTGCCTGTCGCGCCGCTTTCGTTATTGGCGTGGCCAAATTTCCTCCTCCCCAAGCGAAAGAACCGATCATGGAAGAAAAAGAGAGCAAGCAGACGCTTTACCTGGTGATGGGTGGCCGCGTGACCGATCCGCGCAGCGTTACCTTCTCGGATCCCGAGAGCATCCACGTCGCCGGTGTTTACTCCACCTATGAAGATGCAGAAAGCGCATGGCGCGGTAACGCGCAGCGCACGGTCGACGATGCCGAAATGAAGTACGTTATCGTCCACCTCCACAAGCTGCTCGATCCCGACGCCTGAGGACAAACACGATGGGTTATTCGATCCGCTCATTCGAGGACGGCGATGCGGAAGCGCTCGCCGAACTCGGCCGCGCTGCGATCGGAGCCATCGGACCGGACGCCTATAGCGAAGAACAGGTAGAGGCCTGGCTGGCGAATTTCGCCGGGCCCGAGGTCTACCAGGCGCAGGCAGATGCAGGTACGCAGATCTTCATCGCCACTGATGAGGACGATGAACCGGTTGCCTATGCGATGCTGGAGCAGACCGGCCATCTCGACCATCTCTATTGCCATCCCGACCACACGAAGGAAGGGCTGGCCACCAGCCTGCTCGAGACGGCAGCGTTATACGCCAAGTATCACGGGATCACCCACCTCTTCACCGAGGCGAGCCACATCGCAAAGCCCGCTTTCGAAAAAGCCGGCTATAACGCGATGAAAAAGCGGACCTTCGAGATCGATGGTGTGGAAATCACGAACTGGGCGATGGTGAAGACGATCGACCCGGCACGAGGCAGGCGCACCGCCTGAACAGAAAAACCCCGCACGAGGCGGGGTTTTTGCATATTCGGTCGCGCTGAGAAGATCAGATAAATTCGATCTTTTCGATCAGGTAGAACTTGTCGCCGCTGGGCACGGTGACTTCCACTTCATCTTCCAGCTGCTTGCCGATCAGGGCACGCGCAATCGGCGAGGTGTAGCTGATGCGGCCCTTATTGGCGTCTGCTTCGGTCTGACCGACGATCTGGTATTTGACCGGCTTGTCGTCTTCGTCGAGCAGCGTCACCGTCGCGCCGAAGATAACCTTGTCGCCCGACAGCGTGGTCGGATCGATGATCTGCGCGCGGCTGATCTTGTCTTCAAGGTCGCCAATCATCGCCTCTACCTGGCCCTGGCGTTCCTTGGCGGCATGGTATTCGGCGTTTTCCGAGAGGTCGCCGTGCGCGCGTGCTTCCTCGATCGCGTCGACGATACGGGGCCGTTCCGCGCGCAGAAGCTTGAGGTCTGCGGTCAGCTTCTCATAGCCCTCTGCCAGCATGGGCACTTTATCCATGGGGCTTCAATCCTTCCTGCTTTGCGAACCTTCCCCGGACAATTCGACCCCGGTCCGCGAATTTGCGGAACCTTGCGCGGTCGAATGTGAGGAAGGGGTACGCGTGTGTTCTTGTCAGCTATAATAGTCTTGCAAGGAACGCACTTCAAGCTGCTCGGTCGAAACCTCCGCAATCGCACGTGCCGCGGCCAGGCTCCCGGCCGCGGTCGTGTAGTAGGGAAGCTTCTTTTCGAGCGCCGCTTCACGGATGGACTTGCTGTCCAGGAGCGACTGCCAGCCCTCTGTGGAATTGAAGATCAGCGCCACTTCGCCGTCGATGATCGCATCGACGATATGCGGACGTCCTTCGGCGACCTTGTTGACCCGTTCCACGTCGAGCCCCTGCTCGGACAGGAACCGCTGGGTTCCGCCGGTCGCGATAACCTTGAAGCCCTGTTCGAGGATGGTCCTGACCGCCGGAAGGATGACTTCCTTGTCGCTGTCCTTGACCGAAACGAACACCGTCCCTTCGGTCGGC is a window encoding:
- a CDS encoding GNAT family N-acetyltransferase, which codes for MGYSIRSFEDGDAEALAELGRAAIGAIGPDAYSEEQVEAWLANFAGPEVYQAQADAGTQIFIATDEDDEPVAYAMLEQTGHLDHLYCHPDHTKEGLATSLLETAALYAKYHGITHLFTEASHIAKPAFEKAGYNAMKKRTFEIDGVEITNWAMVKTIDPARGRRTA
- the greA gene encoding transcription elongation factor GreA — translated: MDKVPMLAEGYEKLTADLKLLRAERPRIVDAIEEARAHGDLSENAEYHAAKERQGQVEAMIGDLEDKISRAQIIDPTTLSGDKVIFGATVTLLDEDDKPVKYQIVGQTEADANKGRISYTSPIARALIGKQLEDEVEVTVPSGDKFYLIEKIEFI
- a CDS encoding DUF4170 domain-containing protein produces the protein MEEKESKQTLYLVMGGRVTDPRSVTFSDPESIHVAGVYSTYEDAESAWRGNAQRTVDDAEMKYVIVHLHKLLDPDA